One window from the genome of Sardina pilchardus chromosome 12, fSarPil1.1, whole genome shotgun sequence encodes:
- the syt14b gene encoding synaptotagmin-14b isoform X1 codes for MAIEGGGRNCGIHELICARRVSPELLGILSSIAVFMAVIALFFLYLSNKLSVENTSEFSCFDEYRKDLKDRGTDQGSSESEEERPWRRNEPASQPQKTSGWGSKHSEKEVYNSKAPTVQANSVHRTRQSTQLNELQPPPYKASSQPQSRQTRAQDSEEEDSEEEEDDDEEEEESEEEEGSDDPDYQKEDAPSDSTAVLGPEDSSVPPLPAGYEPEELGKYGTLDVAFEYESGEQRLAVTVTAATDIPTLKSTGNVSWQVHLVLLPTKKQRAKTGVQKGPCPVFTETFRFSRVEQEALGNYAVRFRLYSVRRMKKEKVLGEKVFYLTKLNLEGKMALPVTLEPGSAVTGCGSMVSVSRSMGALSYHSTGDSATPEILLGLLYNSTTGRLSAEVIKGSHFKNNASDKLPIGLFCCIKQFIGGQLYIMRDTYVKLIMLDSKGKQMSKCKTSVCRGQPNPTYKETFVFQVALFQLSEVTLHVSVHSRRSSMKRRERLGWVSLGLNSTSDEQEDHWTHMRQAEGQQVCQWHTLLDT; via the exons ATGGCGATTGAGG GAGGGGGGCGGAATTGTGGCATCCATGAGCTCATATGTGCCAGAAGAG TGTCTCCTGAGTTGCTAGGCATCCTGTCCTCCATAGCTGTCTTCATGGCGGTGattgctctttttttcctctaccTCAGTAACAAGCTGTCAGTGGAGAACACCAGTGAATTCTCCTGCTTTGATGAGTACAGGAAAGACTTGAAAG ACAGGGGCACTGACCAGGGCTCGTCggagagcgaggaggagaggcCATGGAGACGCAACGAACCCGCCTCCCAGCCCCAGAAGACGTCTGGCTGGGGCAGCAAGCATTCCGAGAAAGAGGTCTACAACAGCAAAGCCCCGACAGTTCAAG CTAACAGCGTCCATCGCACGAGGCAGTCCACCCAGCTCAACGAGCTCCAGCCACCTCCGTACAAGGCCTCGTCTCAGCCGCAGTCGCGCCAGACCCGCGCCCAGGACTCGGAAGAGGAGGAcagcgaagaggaggaggacgacgacgaggaagaagaggagagcgaggaggaagagggcagCGACGACCCGGACTACCAGAAGGAGGACGCCCCCAGCGACAGCACGGCGGTCCTGGGCCCCGAG gactcTTCAGtgcctcctcttcctgcagGGTACGAGCCGGAGGAGCTGGGGAAGTACGGAACGTTGGACGTGGCGTTCGAGTACGAGTCGGGCGAGCAGCGCCTGGCGGTGACGGTCACGGCCGCCACTGACATTCCGACCCTCAAGAGCACGGGCAACGTGTCCtggcag GTCCACCTGGTTCTCCTGCCTACAAAGAAACAGCGGGCCAAGACCGGGGTCCAGAAGGGCCCGTGTCCCGTGTTCACGGAGACCTTCCGGTTCTCGCGGGTGGAACAGGAGGCCCTGGGGAACTACGCGGTGCGGTTCCGCCTGTACAGCGTGCGGCGGATGAAGAAGGAGAAGGTGCTGGGCGAGAAGGTGTTCTATCTGACCAAGCTCAACCTGGAGGGCAAGATGGCGCTGCCCGTCACTCTGGAGCCGGGCTCAGCTGTCACg GGCTGCGGCTCCATGGTGAGCGTGTCCCGCAGCATGGGGGCGCTGTCGTACCACTCCACGGGTGACTCGGCCACGCCGGAGATCCTCCTGGGCCTCCTCTACAACTCCACCACCGGACGCCTCTCCGCCGAGGTCATCAAGGGCAGCCACTTCAAGAACAACGCCTCGGACAAACTGCCTA TTGGCCTGTTTTGCTGCATAAAGCAGTTCATAGGAGGCCAGCTCTATATCAtgcgag ACACCTACGTCAAGCTGATCATGCTGGACTCCAAGGGCAAGCAGATGTCCAAGTGCAAGACGTCGGTGTGCCGCGGTCAGCCCAACCCCACCTACAAGGAGACGTTTGTCTTCCAG GTGGCGCTGTTCCAGCTGTCGGAGGTGACCCTGCACGTGTCCGTCCACAGCCGCCGGAGCAGCATGAAGCGTCGCGAGCGCCTGGGCTGGGTCTCGCTGGGCCTCAACAGCACCAGCGACGAGCAGGAGGACCACTGGACGCACATGCGCCAGGCCGAGGGCCAGCAGGTGTGCCAGTGGCACACGCTCCTGGACACCTGA
- the syt14b gene encoding synaptotagmin-14b isoform X2, with protein sequence MAIEGGGRNCGIHELICARRVSPELLGILSSIAVFMAVIALFFLYLSNKLSVENTSEFSCFDEYRKDLKDRGTDQGSSESEEERPWRRNEPASQPQKTSGWGSKHSEKEVYNSKAPTVQANSVHRTRQSTQLNELQPPPYKASSQPQSRQTRAQDSEEEDSEEEEDDDEEEEESEEEEGSDDPDYQKEDAPSDSTAVLGPEDSSVPPLPAGYEPEELGKYGTLDVAFEYESGEQRLAVTVTAATDIPTLKSTGNVSWQVHLVLLPTKKQRAKTGVQKGPCPVFTETFRFSRVEQEALGNYAVRFRLYSVRRMKKEKVLGEKVFYLTKLNLEGKMALPVTLEPGSAVTGCGSMVSVSRSMGALSYHSTGDSATPEILLGLLYNSTTGRLSAEVIKGSHFKNNASDKLPNTYVKLIMLDSKGKQMSKCKTSVCRGQPNPTYKETFVFQVALFQLSEVTLHVSVHSRRSSMKRRERLGWVSLGLNSTSDEQEDHWTHMRQAEGQQVCQWHTLLDT encoded by the exons ATGGCGATTGAGG GAGGGGGGCGGAATTGTGGCATCCATGAGCTCATATGTGCCAGAAGAG TGTCTCCTGAGTTGCTAGGCATCCTGTCCTCCATAGCTGTCTTCATGGCGGTGattgctctttttttcctctaccTCAGTAACAAGCTGTCAGTGGAGAACACCAGTGAATTCTCCTGCTTTGATGAGTACAGGAAAGACTTGAAAG ACAGGGGCACTGACCAGGGCTCGTCggagagcgaggaggagaggcCATGGAGACGCAACGAACCCGCCTCCCAGCCCCAGAAGACGTCTGGCTGGGGCAGCAAGCATTCCGAGAAAGAGGTCTACAACAGCAAAGCCCCGACAGTTCAAG CTAACAGCGTCCATCGCACGAGGCAGTCCACCCAGCTCAACGAGCTCCAGCCACCTCCGTACAAGGCCTCGTCTCAGCCGCAGTCGCGCCAGACCCGCGCCCAGGACTCGGAAGAGGAGGAcagcgaagaggaggaggacgacgacgaggaagaagaggagagcgaggaggaagagggcagCGACGACCCGGACTACCAGAAGGAGGACGCCCCCAGCGACAGCACGGCGGTCCTGGGCCCCGAG gactcTTCAGtgcctcctcttcctgcagGGTACGAGCCGGAGGAGCTGGGGAAGTACGGAACGTTGGACGTGGCGTTCGAGTACGAGTCGGGCGAGCAGCGCCTGGCGGTGACGGTCACGGCCGCCACTGACATTCCGACCCTCAAGAGCACGGGCAACGTGTCCtggcag GTCCACCTGGTTCTCCTGCCTACAAAGAAACAGCGGGCCAAGACCGGGGTCCAGAAGGGCCCGTGTCCCGTGTTCACGGAGACCTTCCGGTTCTCGCGGGTGGAACAGGAGGCCCTGGGGAACTACGCGGTGCGGTTCCGCCTGTACAGCGTGCGGCGGATGAAGAAGGAGAAGGTGCTGGGCGAGAAGGTGTTCTATCTGACCAAGCTCAACCTGGAGGGCAAGATGGCGCTGCCCGTCACTCTGGAGCCGGGCTCAGCTGTCACg GGCTGCGGCTCCATGGTGAGCGTGTCCCGCAGCATGGGGGCGCTGTCGTACCACTCCACGGGTGACTCGGCCACGCCGGAGATCCTCCTGGGCCTCCTCTACAACTCCACCACCGGACGCCTCTCCGCCGAGGTCATCAAGGGCAGCCACTTCAAGAACAACGCCTCGGACAAACTGCCTA ACACCTACGTCAAGCTGATCATGCTGGACTCCAAGGGCAAGCAGATGTCCAAGTGCAAGACGTCGGTGTGCCGCGGTCAGCCCAACCCCACCTACAAGGAGACGTTTGTCTTCCAG GTGGCGCTGTTCCAGCTGTCGGAGGTGACCCTGCACGTGTCCGTCCACAGCCGCCGGAGCAGCATGAAGCGTCGCGAGCGCCTGGGCTGGGTCTCGCTGGGCCTCAACAGCACCAGCGACGAGCAGGAGGACCACTGGACGCACATGCGCCAGGCCGAGGGCCAGCAGGTGTGCCAGTGGCACACGCTCCTGGACACCTGA
- the LOC134097993 gene encoding cytosolic 5'-nucleotidase 1A-like yields MSEIKPNDVVADSASDAGEEKDWAAAKAFFDNLKTKKPRPPKPRYAVTIAVSSRTLFDMTEERKIYEEEGLETYVAHHIAHENEPLRPGAAFPFVKALMTVNDKLRELYPDSEELFDIVLMTNNHAQVGVRLINSINHYDLTIERFCMTGGQSPIGYLKAYMTNLYLSKNSETVQEAIEAGIAAATMFNPDTQNQLVENQLRVAFDGDAVLFSDESEIIVKKHGLDTFFEHEKEYENKPLAQGPLKCFLEALGKLQRKFYAKNERMNCPIRTFLVTARSAASSGARVLKTLRSWGLEVDEALFLAGAPKGPLLQKIRPHIFFDDQMFHIEGAQELGTISAHVPYGIGQKYHKGKLIEKPGSKN; encoded by the exons ATGAGTGAAATAAAACCCAATGACGTGGTGGCCGACAGTGCATCCgatgcaggagaggagaaagactgGGCAGCTGCCAAAGCATTTTTCGACAACTTGAAAACGAAGAAACCAAGACCT CCCAAACCGAGATATGCCGTGACCATCGCAGTGTCTTCACGGACTTTATTCGACATGACCGAAGAAAGGAAAATATACGAGGAGGAAGGGCTAGAGACCTACGTCGCGCATCATATAGCACATGAAAACGAACCACTGAGACCCGGTGCGGCGTTTCCATTTGTAAAG GCCCTTATGACGGTGAATGACAAACTGCGGGAGCTCTACCCAGACAGCGAGGAGCTTTTCGACATCGTTCTGATGACTAACAACCACGCCCAGGTCGGGGTGAGGCTGATCAACAGCATCAATCATTACG ATCTGACCATTGAGCGGTTCTGCATGACCGGCGGGCAGAGCCCCATTGGCTACCTGAAGGCCTACATGACCAACCTCTACCTCTCCAAGAACTCGGAGACAGTTCAAGAAGCCATCGAAGCAG GCATTGCAGCTGCCACCATGTTTAATCCCGACACGCAAAACCAGTTGGTTGAAAATCAGCTGAGGGTGGCATTCGATGGTGATGCTGTCCTCTTTTCCGACGAGTCCGAGATCATCGTGAAGAAACACGGCCTGGACACATTCTTCGAGCACGAGAAGGAGTATGAGAACAAACCTCTTGCACAG GGTCCTCTGAAGTGCTTCCTGGAGGCTCTGGGCAAGCTGCAGAGGAAGTTCTACGCCAAGAACGAGCGCATGAACTGCCCCATCCGCACCTTCCTGGTGACGGCCCGCAGCGCGGCCAGTTCCGGGGCACGCGTGCTCAAGACCCTGCGGAGCTGGGGCCTGGAGGTGGACGAGGCCCTGTTCCTCGCCGGAGCCCCCAAGGGGCCGCTGCTGCAGAAGATCCGGCCGCACATCTTCTTCGACGACCAGATGTTCCACATCGAGGGGGCCCAGGAGCTGGGGACCATCTCCGCCCATGTGCCGTACGGGATTGGCCAGAAGTACCACAAAGGGAAGCTGATTGAGAAGCCCGGTAGCAAGAATTGA
- the syt14b gene encoding synaptotagmin-14b isoform X3 produces the protein MCQKSNKLSVENTSEFSCFDEYRKDLKDRGTDQGSSESEEERPWRRNEPASQPQKTSGWGSKHSEKEVYNSKAPTVQANSVHRTRQSTQLNELQPPPYKASSQPQSRQTRAQDSEEEDSEEEEDDDEEEEESEEEEGSDDPDYQKEDAPSDSTAVLGPEDSSVPPLPAGYEPEELGKYGTLDVAFEYESGEQRLAVTVTAATDIPTLKSTGNVSWQVHLVLLPTKKQRAKTGVQKGPCPVFTETFRFSRVEQEALGNYAVRFRLYSVRRMKKEKVLGEKVFYLTKLNLEGKMALPVTLEPGSAVTGCGSMVSVSRSMGALSYHSTGDSATPEILLGLLYNSTTGRLSAEVIKGSHFKNNASDKLPIGLFCCIKQFIGGQLYIMRDTYVKLIMLDSKGKQMSKCKTSVCRGQPNPTYKETFVFQVALFQLSEVTLHVSVHSRRSSMKRRERLGWVSLGLNSTSDEQEDHWTHMRQAEGQQVCQWHTLLDT, from the exons ATGTGCCAGAAGAG TAACAAGCTGTCAGTGGAGAACACCAGTGAATTCTCCTGCTTTGATGAGTACAGGAAAGACTTGAAAG ACAGGGGCACTGACCAGGGCTCGTCggagagcgaggaggagaggcCATGGAGACGCAACGAACCCGCCTCCCAGCCCCAGAAGACGTCTGGCTGGGGCAGCAAGCATTCCGAGAAAGAGGTCTACAACAGCAAAGCCCCGACAGTTCAAG CTAACAGCGTCCATCGCACGAGGCAGTCCACCCAGCTCAACGAGCTCCAGCCACCTCCGTACAAGGCCTCGTCTCAGCCGCAGTCGCGCCAGACCCGCGCCCAGGACTCGGAAGAGGAGGAcagcgaagaggaggaggacgacgacgaggaagaagaggagagcgaggaggaagagggcagCGACGACCCGGACTACCAGAAGGAGGACGCCCCCAGCGACAGCACGGCGGTCCTGGGCCCCGAG gactcTTCAGtgcctcctcttcctgcagGGTACGAGCCGGAGGAGCTGGGGAAGTACGGAACGTTGGACGTGGCGTTCGAGTACGAGTCGGGCGAGCAGCGCCTGGCGGTGACGGTCACGGCCGCCACTGACATTCCGACCCTCAAGAGCACGGGCAACGTGTCCtggcag GTCCACCTGGTTCTCCTGCCTACAAAGAAACAGCGGGCCAAGACCGGGGTCCAGAAGGGCCCGTGTCCCGTGTTCACGGAGACCTTCCGGTTCTCGCGGGTGGAACAGGAGGCCCTGGGGAACTACGCGGTGCGGTTCCGCCTGTACAGCGTGCGGCGGATGAAGAAGGAGAAGGTGCTGGGCGAGAAGGTGTTCTATCTGACCAAGCTCAACCTGGAGGGCAAGATGGCGCTGCCCGTCACTCTGGAGCCGGGCTCAGCTGTCACg GGCTGCGGCTCCATGGTGAGCGTGTCCCGCAGCATGGGGGCGCTGTCGTACCACTCCACGGGTGACTCGGCCACGCCGGAGATCCTCCTGGGCCTCCTCTACAACTCCACCACCGGACGCCTCTCCGCCGAGGTCATCAAGGGCAGCCACTTCAAGAACAACGCCTCGGACAAACTGCCTA TTGGCCTGTTTTGCTGCATAAAGCAGTTCATAGGAGGCCAGCTCTATATCAtgcgag ACACCTACGTCAAGCTGATCATGCTGGACTCCAAGGGCAAGCAGATGTCCAAGTGCAAGACGTCGGTGTGCCGCGGTCAGCCCAACCCCACCTACAAGGAGACGTTTGTCTTCCAG GTGGCGCTGTTCCAGCTGTCGGAGGTGACCCTGCACGTGTCCGTCCACAGCCGCCGGAGCAGCATGAAGCGTCGCGAGCGCCTGGGCTGGGTCTCGCTGGGCCTCAACAGCACCAGCGACGAGCAGGAGGACCACTGGACGCACATGCGCCAGGCCGAGGGCCAGCAGGTGTGCCAGTGGCACACGCTCCTGGACACCTGA